In Triticum urartu cultivar G1812 chromosome 6, Tu2.1, whole genome shotgun sequence, the following proteins share a genomic window:
- the LOC125515038 gene encoding cyclic nucleotide-gated ion channel 17-like translates to MFAPRKVEDEMALGRQRTVRFYDERAKPAIPIQQKQAAFAASKLGVASSGKNKIFVGGDAQQYKIFDPSSDFILMWNRIFLFSSFLALFIDPLYFYVPKIVYGDTYSCVGTDRHLTIIITFFRSIADLLYVVHIIMKFRTAFVKTSSTLRVFGRGDLVTDPKEIAWKYLRSDFAIDVVAALPLPQIIVWYVIPAIKYSGAEHNNNILVLIVLAQYLPRLYLIFPLTYEIVKATGVVAKTAWEGAVYNLLLYLIASHVLGALWYLLSVDRQTACWKMNCRNESDCNIRYLDCDTPNQTWASTTDLFSRCNASNDSITFDYGMFQPALSNQAPAQGFLRKFFYSLWWGLQNLSCYGQTLSVSTYIGETLYCIFLAVLGLVLFAHLIGNVQTYLQSITVRVEEWRLKQRDTEEWMRHRQLPDELRERVRRFIQYKWLATRGVNEESILQVLPADLRRDIKRHLCLDLVRRVPFFSQMDDQLLDAICVRLVSSLCTKGTYIVREGDPVAEMLFIIRGKLESSTTNGGRTGFFNSTTLKAGDFCGEELLGWALVPKPTASLPSSTRTVRAQIEVEAFSLQAEDLKFVASQFRRLHSKKLQHTFRYYSHHWRTWGACFIQAAWRRYRRRKMAKDLSMRESFHSMRSEDSDGEDDPPPKKNISLRMMAGKVMAGNRKGLQAIKELPTLKKPDEPDFSLEPYE, encoded by the exons ATGTTTGCGCCGAGGAAGGTGGAGGACGAGATGGCGCTGGGCAGGCAGAGGACCGTCAG GTTCTATGATGAGAGGGCAAAGCCAGCGATACCGATCCAACAGAAACAGGCAGCGTTCGCTGCTAGTAAACTCGGCGTCGCGAGCTCAGGGAAGAACAAGATTTTCGTGGGAGGGGATGCGCAGCAGTACAAGATTTTCGATCCGTCAAGTGACTTCATCTTGATGTGGAACCGCATTTTCCTTTTTTCGTCCTTCCTTGCTCTATTTATAGACCCCCTGTACTTTTACGTGCCCAAAATCGTCTATGGCGACACCTATTCCTGTGTTGGGACAGACAGACATTTAACCATCATCATTACATTCTTCCGATCAATTGCCGATCTCTTGTATGTGGTTCACATCATAATGAAGTTCAGAACTGCTTTTGTTAAAACGAGCTCAACCTTGCGGGTTTTTGGAAGAGGAGACCTTGTCACAGACCCTAAAGAGATTGCATGGAAGTATTTGAGATCTGACTTTGCAATTGATGTGGTGGCTGCATTGCCTTTGCCGCAG ATCATAGTCTGGTATGTGATACCAGCTATCAAGTATTCTGGTGCTGAGCATAACAATAACATTCTGGTGCTTATAGTTCTTGCTCAGTATCTTCCAAGACTATATCTCATATTCCCTTTAACTTATGAAATTGTCAAAGCTACTGGAGTTGTCGCAAAGACTGCCTGGGAAGGGGCTGTATACAACCTGCTACTTTACTTGATAGCTAGTCAT GTTCTAGGTGCACTATGGTACTTGCTATCTGTTGATCGCCAAACAGCCTGCTGGAAAATGAATTGCAGGAATGAAAGTGATTGTAATATTAGGTACCTAGACTGTGATACACCAAATCAGACATGGGCTAGTACGACTGATCTCTTCAGCCGCTGCAATGCTAGCAATGACAGCATCACCTTCGACTATGGCATGTTTCAGCCTGCTCTGTCAAATCAAGCGCCTGCTCAGGGTTTCTTGAGAAAGTTCTTCTATTCCCTTTGGTGGGGTTTACAGAATCTAAG TTGCTACGGCCAGACTCTTTCTGTGAGCACCTACATTGGTGAGACACTGTACTGTATATTCTTGGCGGTACTCGGTCTTGTCTTGTTTGCGCATTTGATTGGAAATGTGCAG ACCTACCTGCAATCTATCACTGTGAGGGTTGAGGAGTGGAGATTAAAGCAAAGAGATACTGAGGAGTGGATGAGACATCGTCAACTTCCTGATGAACTGCGGGAAAGAGTTAGACGATTTATCCAGTACAAGTGGCTTGCAACTCGAGGTGTGAATGAAGAGTCTATATTACAGGTTCTACCAGCGGATCTACGGCGTGACATTAAACGCCACCTTTGCTTGGATCTTGTTCGCCGG GTACCCTTTTTCTCCCAGATGGACGACCAACTTCTAGATGCCATATGTGTGCGTCTTGTATCATCACTGTGTACAAAGGGCACATACATTGTCCGTGAGGGTGATCCCGTGGCTGAGATGCTTTTCATCATCCGCGGGAAACTGGAGAGCTCCACAACAAATGGTGGCCGCACAGGCTTCTTCAATTCAACTACGCTGAAAGCTGGTGATTTCTGCGGTGAGGAACTTCTTGGATGGGCTCTTGTCCCGAAGCCTACCGCCAGTTTGCCGTCATCCACTCGCACAGTGAGGGCACAAATAGAAGTGGAGGCCTTTTCACTCCAGGCTGAGGATCTCAAGTTTGTGGCCAGCCAATTTAGGCGGTTGCACAGCAAGAAGTTGCAGCACACTTTCCGATACTACTCACACCATTGGAGAACCTGGGGCGCGTGCTTCATCCAAGCTGCCTGGCGGCGCTACAGGAGGAGGAAGATGGCGAAGGACCTGAGTATGAGGGAGTCATTCCATTCCATGAGATCAGAAGACTCGGATGGTGAAGATGACCCTCCACCAAAGAAGAATATCTCTCTAAGAATGATGGCCGGGAAAGTCATGGCTGGGAACAGGAAAGGGCTTCAGGCCATAAAAGAGTTGCCGACACTAAAGAAGCCGGACGAGCCAGATTTCTCGCTCGAACCCTACGAGTAA